The window GTATTGGCATCATCTACGGATTGGTTATGTACAAAAGCAAATGTATCCATTATACCTTGATCTTCTTTTTCTTCATAGGTCTCAAGATTCTCTGTATTCACGCCTGTTACTTCATAACCATCTGCTGTCTTTTGAATATCAATGGTAGCTTTCGCCAAAGCCCAACCGTATTTTCCTGGCTCAATAAGCTTAACACCGTTGACTTCATTTTGGTATTTCATATGGGCATGTCCACCAAAAATAACATCAAACTGTGGGAATTTCTCTGCAATAGCCTCAATACCATCATAACCATACTGTCCATCTGGTCCTAAGTGATAAGCACCTACCAACACATCGTATTGACCTTCAAGCTCTTTTATGGCTTTAGCTGTTTCTTCTGCTACATCTGTAAAGGCTAGACCTTGGAAGTGACTTGGTGCACTGGCTTCCCAAACGGGTACATTTGGAGGAATCATACCGATAACAGCCACACGAACGCCGTTTACATCAAATACTTTCCAACCATCTACATAACGTTCATCGGTGCCTTCTTTGTAAATATTAGCAGAGAGTACCGTACCGTTAAAGGCTGCAATGTTACGGTCGATTAATGATTTTTCAAAGTTGAATTCATGGTTACCAAGTGCCCAAACATCAAATGCCATTTCGTTCATGGCTTGAACCATTGGATGTACAGGTAAATCATTAAATAATTCTGCGCTGTTATCTTGAATCGTATCACCTACATCCATGACTAAAGCATCAGGGTCTTTATCTCTTTCACGTTTAAGAATAGTTTGTATTTTAGCCAAACCAGCATCTTTATCGACTGAATCTATCGCATACTCATAGGCGTAAATACGACCATGTAAATCAGCTGTACCTAAAATTGTAATCTGGTCATCGCTTGTACTGCTTGTACTATTTTTTTCAGGAATTTCAAGCTTCTGTCCTTCATAAATTAAATGTGGATTTTTGAGCTGATTATACTCCGCAAGTTTTTTGTAATCAATATCATACTTCTTCGCAATCTTCCATAATACGTCGCCTTCCTGAACGACATAACTCTTTGCAAAAGCATTGAATGGCAGTGAGGATAAAACCAACACAATCATCAAAACTAATGCAATTTTTTTGTTTTTTACCATCAATTTGACCTCCCTTAAATATTTGAAGGGTATTATGTACTGTTTACAATCCATAAGATGAATTGCTTTTATTTTATACCCTTGTATTTAGAATATCACAAAGTGAAGGTTTTGACATTATTTTTTGGAAAATTTTATGTAAAAATAAAGTAATATTTTACAATGGTATTTTTATTTAATTAGAATCCTTTGAATAACGATACTTATATAAAAAGCAAGCCATCAATGCTGTAAAGGGTACCGTTAGCACAATACCGATACTGCCGGCTAGACCTTGAATAATCTCAACGGAAAGAAAAGGTAAATTAGCCAATTGCCTATAATCCATGTTATAGCCCCACATAAGGAGCATCAAGCTAAAAGAACCTCCCATAAAGGCTAAAATTAATGTATTGGCCATGGTACCCATGATATCTTTACCAATGTTCATGCCTTTTCTATATAATGTTTTGAAAGTGATGGCTTTATCCAAGGAACTTATCTCATACATAGAGGATGAAATGGACATGGCAACATCCATAACAGCACCTAATGAGCCAATGAGAATGGATGCAAACATCAGCCCTTTAATTTTAATACCGTAATCCAGTGCCACGTAGACTAACTGTGTACCTTTGTCCAAGTGAACACCTGTAATATGGGTTAATCGACTAAACACATAGGATACGATTCCAGCTACGATAATACCACAAAATGTCCCTAAGATGGCTACTAATGTTTTTCTCCCGAACCCTCCTATGAGTAAAAAGGATACTGCTAAGGATACAACGGCACAGATAATAGAAAATAAAATAATGTTGTAACCCCTAAAAATCAGTGGCAGCAGGACAAAGATAAACAAGGTAGCTGTAAACAATAATGCTACAATGGAATCAAGCCCTTTTTTGCCTCCAAAGTAAAGTAAACATAAAATAAAAAGCCCACCAAGAATATACAAATAATTGGTGCGTTTATAATTATATACCCAGACTCTAGGACCATCATCGGCTTCACGTATACCTACAATTACATCTAGTCCCTCTTGCAACAATACATTGTGCGCTTGATCAAGCACATTGGTGGTTTTATAAATTTCACCGGCGTATTGACCTGTTTTTACCTTTAAAATGGCTTCTTGACGACCATTGACCAAACCTTGGATAACCTTATCACTGCTTAATTCTTCTTTTAAAATCTGTACAACAACTGCTTCTTCAAAATCCTGCTGGTAGTAATCCGGTAATACCATGTTCTTTTTAAACATAGGGGATAACCATATAACCAGAACGATAACAACGATGGTACTGATTAACAATAAGCGATGCAATGTTATTGATTTCATATCTCTCTCCATGATTTTCTTTTTGTATTTTTATGTGATATGCTTTATGCCATGCTTATAATAATTATATCAGAAATAAAATGAAAAAGGGACTTATTGTCGTAAATTTTACAACAAGTAAGTCCTTCTATTATACACAATATTTCATACCTTTATATGATTCAATACTCCCCGTGCATATGCAATAAATCATACGTTCTACTTCATGACAGATCTAATAATAAACATAGGAAGTTGAATAAGGTTCAATGGCCTTAATGGTAGCATCCTTAATCATAAATATTTCATATTTTTCGTCGTCATAAGGTGTTTCCATTTGTTCAATGGTTACAGTACCTTCAACCCGAATCCATGTATCTTTTTCAAAGTTAGGTGCTTCGTCTGAATCCACAAATAAACCAACAACGGAGGCATCAGCTGCACAGCACGATATCAAAAGTCGACCAACAACTAAGTTATTCTCCTGATAAAAATCTTCTCGATAGACGAATCCATCTATGGCGATGGACTTACCAATGTAATCATCTGTTCGCTCATTGAGTGCAATAAGCGTTTCCATAAACGGATCATTTTCTTCGGATGGCTCCATGACTTCTTCCGAATTTACATCTGTTGTTTCTGCAGATTCTTCAACGGGGTCCATGTCCAGTTGATCTTTAGTCTCACTGGCTGAATCATCTGGATTATTCATTATCTCCTCACCAGCCTCATTAGTGCCCTCATTCATGTCTTCATCTACATCCGTATTGACATCATCATTTATATCTCCATCTATGTCATCACCTGTATCACTTAATGTATCTTCATTGACATCTTCTGCAAGAGTTGTTGCATACTTTTCAGTTGGCACCGTGAGATCCACGCCTTTATTCTCCAACACATCAGCAGTTATTTTAGATGGATTAAGAGCAATTAAAGTAAATAACAGCAAAAAAGGAATATGACCGATTGATACTTGAAAGGATATACGCTGGTTATGCTGATATGCATGATACACGTGATACCAGCCATACAACGCTAATACAAAAAATCCTATCATGGCTATAAAAATATAGATCATCATTCTTGGATGAAGATAATACGCCATTTTACCTGTATAGAGCATCCATCCTATAATACCTGTGAGTAAGGTATAGATTAAACTGTTTGTAAGTTTTTTCCCCATCACTGCACCTCCTTACATGAATAAGAGTGATAGCATACCAAGTATAAAGCATATCACTGTAATGGTGGCAATTAATTTTATGACAAATTTTGTTTTAAATGAACTTAGGAGCATCATGGTGTTTTTAATATCTATCATTGGTCCGTAAATTAAAAAGGCTATGATTGCACTATTTGGAAATACCTTTCTAAAGGTTGCTGCAATAAATGCATCTGCTTCGGAACAAAGGGACAATACAAAAGCCAATAGCATCATGATACCAATAGAAGCAAAGGTGTTATTAGAAATCTGTGTAATCATATGTCTTGGAACTACCACTTGCATACAAGATGCTATAAACGCTCCAACGATAAGATATTTGCTAACGTCAATGAATTCTGTACCTAAATGATTTAGCACATGCTGTAACTTGCTTTTATGGGATGTGTGATGGTGATCATGATGATGGTCGTGCCCACACCCGCAGGAGGTTACTTCCTTATCTTTTAATACGGCTTCCTTGCCTGACAGCCGTTCAACAATTATGCCGATAGTTACGGCACCAATATAGCCCAGAAGACCTCTTCCTACTACAAAAATCCAATCCCCTGCAAAAGCATAATATGTAGATAATAGAACAACTGGATTTACAATGGGTGTTGCCAGCATAAATGTAATAGCAATACTTAATGGAACACCTTTTTTAACAAGACGACGCATAATAGGCACAATAGCGCATTCACAAACTGGCATAATAAAACCTATAAGTCCTGCAAGTATATAAAATCGTAATTGCTTTTTCCCAATTTTTCCTACAAGCCATTCGGAGGAAACATAAACCTCAATTAATGAGGAAACAAGTGTTCCAAGAAAAACAAAAGGCATTGCTTCAAAAATAATACTAATAAATATCACACTAAAACTTTCTAACATGTTCATCCTCCACACATCGTAAGATCACGCTTTATGACCTAACACCTTTTACTGCTGCTCTCATCTTCCAACCTTTTGCTTTTTGTTGTTCTTGCCATAATCTTGAATAGAGCCCATGGGATGCAATTAACCCTTGGTGAACACCTTGCTCAATAATTTTACCATTATCCAGTACGATAATTTGGTCTGCATACGCAATAGATTTAAACTGATGGGCTATGACAATAATGGTTTTTTCACGAACCAAATGTTCCATAGCTGATTGAATATCTGCTTCATTTTCTGGATCAAGGGAGGCAGTAGCCTCATCCAGCATCACAATAGGTGCATCTTTTAAAATAGCTCTGGCAATGGATATCCTCTGTTTTTCCCCTCCTGATAAGGAGTTGCCTCCTTCACTAACAAGGGTATCATAACCCTCTGGAAGTTTTCTAATAAACTGATCACAGCTGGCTAGTTTTGCAGCATGCTTAATTTCCTCCATGGTTGCATCTTGTTTACCCACACGAATATTGTTCGCTATGGTATCATTAAATAGATAGACATCTTGAAAGACCATGGACAACTTACTCAGCAGTTTATCCGGTTCTAATTCTGTTATGGGTATATCACCTATACGTATCTGACCAGATTCCACATCCCAAAATCGAGCGATGAGACTGGTTATGGTTGTTTTTCCAGAACCAGACTTACCTACCAAGGCAGTCATGGACTGTTCTGGAATATGACAGCTTACTTGATTCAATACATCATTTTTACCGTATCCAAAACTAACGTTATCAAAGGTAATATGATTATCGTTAGGTAAATGTCTATAAACATCATAGTCCGGTTCTTCTGTTTCAAGTATCTCTCCAATCCGCTTGGTTGAAATGGATATATACCTAAGCTCTACAAGAACGGGACCAAGGGATTTCACCACTTCAAAAAAGAAATAGCCCATAACAGCAAAAGTAAAGACATCTTTGATAGGCATATCCCCTGCAGCACTCATTTTAACAGCTAAAAACAACATCAACAAATATCCTGCATCTAAGCAGAATAGAAATATTTGTATAGGAATTGCTGTCCAAACTTCCGTTTGAAAGCTTACCTTTTTTAATTGTAACATAACTTCATCCATTCTTTCAAATCGTTTGCCTATCAAATTATACGATTTTAAAAGTTTAATGGTGGTAAAATACTCCCGAATACGGGAAGATGTATCAACAATGGTCTTTACATGCTTTCGTCCCAGATTAGCAATTATTTTACGTGCTATAAATAAAAAGATACCTGCAAATACAGCTGATGCTAATATAATGCCACTTAACTTACCATTTGTTAAAGCTAAAAAAACAAGGAGTATAATAGGTGCTATAACCGCGGCTGCCATATCTGGCAGCAAACGTGCGATGATGGTTTCAGCCTGTTGGACATCGCTAAGAAGACGTGAAGCTACATCCCCTGGATCATGTTGTTTGAAAAAGCTTAGTGAAAATCTTCTAAGTTTATCCCCCAATTTCAGCCTTAAATCAGAAGACATGGTATACGCTTTGATATAATTTAATGTCTGGCTCCACATGGAAAGGGCAATATACAGTACAAAGATACCCACGTACCACCAACAAAATTGTTTTAATATATTGTAATCTATTGCCTGCCCTGATAGAACTGGAACAGTCAGATTAATAACGATTTGATATAAAATAAGATTAAAGACGCCAGGTAAAATATTGGTAAAAAAGTTGGCAATGGATACCATCGTTATGCTTTTTCGGTTATCTTGAAAGAAATGCCATTTATTCTTTTTCATGCATGAACCTCCTTTTGGGCTAAATGCCATGCTTTTGCTCTGGTATGGGCATGCCACATGCTGTTATATAGCCCATTAAGCTGTAATAGTTCATCATGTGTACCCTTTTCATAGATCTTTCCTTGATCAACCACAACAATCTGGTCAGCTCCTACAATGGTTGATAGACGGTGGGCGATAACAATAACTGTTTTACCCTTCATTAACTTAGAAAAAGCTTCTTGCATCAAGGTTTCGTTTTCTGCATCTGCGTACGCTGTAGCCTCATCCAGTAAAATAATTGGTGTGTCTTTTAGAATAACCCTTGCCAAAGCAATTCTCTGCTTTTCACCACCACTGAGGTGCGTCTCGCCACCCTCACCAATAACTGTATTGTAGCCCTTAGGAAGCTGCATGATAAAATCATGGCATGCTGCAGCTTTTGCAGCTGATTTAATCTCATCCAAAGAAGCTCGTCGATTCCCCATTGCGATATTCTCTCTTACTGTATCCGTTAACATCTGTACATCTTGAAATACAGTTCCTACACATTCCGTAATACCTTGTGTACCCATTTCCTGTAAGGGTATTCCCCCTATGGTTATTAAACCATTGGTTACTTCCCACATCCTAGCCATTAGATTTACAATAGTTGTTTTTCCTGCCCCAGAAGGACCTACAAGAGCAGTAAATGACCCTTCTGGCAGCGATAATTGGACATCTTTTAATATCTCAGGACCTTGCTTATCATATTTGAAACCTACATGATGCATCTGGACATCAAATGCCTTAGGCTCCACTGGAACACGTGGCTCTTCAAGAGGTGATACGGCTAACACCTCATTGATTCTTTTAATGCCTGCTGTAATAAATTCCATACGTGTCACTAACATAATTGCTTTTAGTAGCCCTTGAAAGCATCCTGTCCCTAGAAGTATA is drawn from Vallitalea pronyensis and contains these coding sequences:
- a CDS encoding TIGR03943 family putative permease subunit, which encodes MGKKLTNSLIYTLLTGIIGWMLYTGKMAYYLHPRMMIYIFIAMIGFFVLALYGWYHVYHAYQHNQRISFQVSIGHIPFLLLFTLIALNPSKITADVLENKGVDLTVPTEKYATTLAEDVNEDTLSDTGDDIDGDINDDVNTDVDEDMNEGTNEAGEEIMNNPDDSASETKDQLDMDPVEESAETTDVNSEEVMEPSEENDPFMETLIALNERTDDYIGKSIAIDGFVYREDFYQENNLVVGRLLISCCAADASVVGLFVDSDEAPNFEKDTWIRVEGTVTIEQMETPYDDEKYEIFMIKDATIKAIEPYSTSYVYY
- a CDS encoding YibE/F family protein, giving the protein MKSITLHRLLLISTIVVIVLVIWLSPMFKKNMVLPDYYQQDFEEAVVVQILKEELSSDKVIQGLVNGRQEAILKVKTGQYAGEIYKTTNVLDQAHNVLLQEGLDVIVGIREADDGPRVWVYNYKRTNYLYILGGLFILCLLYFGGKKGLDSIVALLFTATLFIFVLLPLIFRGYNIILFSIICAVVSLAVSFLLIGGFGRKTLVAILGTFCGIIVAGIVSYVFSRLTHITGVHLDKGTQLVYVALDYGIKIKGLMFASILIGSLGAVMDVAMSISSSMYEISSLDKAITFKTLYRKGMNIGKDIMGTMANTLILAFMGGSFSLMLLMWGYNMDYRQLANLPFLSVEIIQGLAGSIGIVLTVPFTALMACFLYKYRYSKDSN
- a CDS encoding ABC transporter ATP-binding protein produces the protein MKKNKWHFFQDNRKSITMVSIANFFTNILPGVFNLILYQIVINLTVPVLSGQAIDYNILKQFCWWYVGIFVLYIALSMWSQTLNYIKAYTMSSDLRLKLGDKLRRFSLSFFKQHDPGDVASRLLSDVQQAETIIARLLPDMAAAVIAPIILLVFLALTNGKLSGIILASAVFAGIFLFIARKIIANLGRKHVKTIVDTSSRIREYFTTIKLLKSYNLIGKRFERMDEVMLQLKKVSFQTEVWTAIPIQIFLFCLDAGYLLMLFLAVKMSAAGDMPIKDVFTFAVMGYFFFEVVKSLGPVLVELRYISISTKRIGEILETEEPDYDVYRHLPNDNHITFDNVSFGYGKNDVLNQVSCHIPEQSMTALVGKSGSGKTTITSLIARFWDVESGQIRIGDIPITELEPDKLLSKLSMVFQDVYLFNDTIANNIRVGKQDATMEEIKHAAKLASCDQFIRKLPEGYDTLVSEGGNSLSGGEKQRISIARAILKDAPIVMLDEATASLDPENEADIQSAMEHLVREKTIIVIAHQFKSIAYADQIIVLDNGKIIEQGVHQGLIASHGLYSRLWQEQQKAKGWKMRAAVKGVRS
- a CDS encoding ABC transporter ATP-binding protein, which encodes MKALFDLIKDKKTPIIICVILAALGSLLLIVPFVLIFKIVDYYLQQGAHASPEPLLSWLGIAFLALVVRYLLIVSSFVFSHIAAFDLLYRIRVRLTMHIGRLPMGFWGKKNSGEMLKIVQDDVESVEGFVAHHFPDAASGFTLPMATLIYLFSLDWRMALMATIPLPVTLVLLCMMWHGILTGQNRQELTKKYHKAIERMHSTMLEFVHGMPVVKMFNLNVHSFKKLKESIRTYREIVIVWSKGAAPYRALVATFILGGGLFILPMGIYLLQTGKTDASTIILFILLGTGCFQGLLKAIMLVTRMEFITAGIKRINEVLAVSPLEEPRVPVEPKAFDVQMHHVGFKYDKQGPEILKDVQLSLPEGSFTALVGPSGAGKTTIVNLMARMWEVTNGLITIGGIPLQEMGTQGITECVGTVFQDVQMLTDTVRENIAMGNRRASLDEIKSAAKAAACHDFIMQLPKGYNTVIGEGGETHLSGGEKQRIALARVILKDTPIILLDEATAYADAENETLMQEAFSKLMKGKTVIVIAHRLSTIVGADQIVVVDQGKIYEKGTHDELLQLNGLYNSMWHAHTRAKAWHLAQKEVHA
- a CDS encoding permease, which produces MLESFSVIFISIIFEAMPFVFLGTLVSSLIEVYVSSEWLVGKIGKKQLRFYILAGLIGFIMPVCECAIVPIMRRLVKKGVPLSIAITFMLATPIVNPVVLLSTYYAFAGDWIFVVGRGLLGYIGAVTIGIIVERLSGKEAVLKDKEVTSCGCGHDHHHDHHHTSHKSKLQHVLNHLGTEFIDVSKYLIVGAFIASCMQVVVPRHMITQISNNTFASIGIMMLLAFVLSLCSEADAFIAATFRKVFPNSAIIAFLIYGPMIDIKNTMMLLSSFKTKFVIKLIATITVICFILGMLSLLFM